In a single window of the Corvus hawaiiensis isolate bCorHaw1 chromosome 19, bCorHaw1.pri.cur, whole genome shotgun sequence genome:
- the OTOP2 gene encoding proton channel OTOP2, with the protein MTEEPGRKDSELGHPHSSMGCGHKDDKASLASSQIASFSHQAPSTPASKEVWKKGGRMFSILLAVHLALLACTLVSSGAFEKIAVHDYDVFFLLTVMMLIVIIWIIFYLAGTSRCPGAILGKDSHAGPIWLRGGLILFAIFSLVMDVFKIGYYLSFYSCLSAIKIIYPIVQAIFVVVQTYFLWVSAKDCIHVHLNVTRCGLMLTLTTNLAVWMSAVTDESVHKAHSKLKKNMTEEIFRWLLKVGMRSSSVEECNCNSQICQIFKNGYFWLYPFNIEYSLFASAMVYVMWKNVGRFIDHHSHHIQRLKFRLFRRTFFVGIMLGLIILVSGLGVLILYEVQVNSSTESSKKSQALTMYYIFNIVCLSLMSLVCIGGSVVYRFDKRDMDRHKNPTRTLDVALLMGAALGQYAISYYSIVAIVASTPRDTISALNLTYALLMIAQHTFQNVFIIEGLHRQPPKEDYKHESHQKDLYGLTFVNINAVSLRVPDTGSTLAAGAASGTEAMHASDLVRSLTAPKKMNWRRKFLREISMFLLLSNIILWIMPAFGARPQFDNDTELNFYGDSMWPAIVDICLPFGIFYRMHAVASLLEVYIMS; encoded by the exons ATGACCGAGGAGCCTGGGCGGAAGGACAGCGAGCTCGGACACCCCCACTCCAGCATGGGCTGCGGACACAAGGACGACAAAGCCAGCCTGGCTTCGAGCCAGATAGCATCTTTCAGCCACCAGGCCCCCTCCACTCCTGCCTCCAAGGAAGTGTGGAAGAAGGGTGGCCGCATGTTCTCCATCCTGCTGGCCGTGCACTTGGCCCTGCTGGCCTGCACGCTGGTGAGCAGTGGGGCTTTCGAGAAGATCGCTGTGCACGACTACGATGTCTTCTTCCTGCTGACTGTCATGATGCTGATAGTCATCATCTGGATCATCTTCTACCTCGCCGGCACCTCCCGGTGCCCGGGTGCCATCCTCGGCAAGGACTCCCACGCCGGGCCCATCTGGCTGAGAG GAGGCTTGATCCTATTTGCCATTTTCAGCCTTGTCATGGATGTGTTCAAAATAGGATATTACTTGAGCTTCTACAGCTGCCTGTCTGCAATCAAAATCATCTACCCCATTGTGCAGGCAATATTTGTGGTTGTCCAG ACATATTTCCTGTGGGTCTCTGCCAAAGACTGCATCCACGTGCACCTGAATGTTACCAG gtgTGGCTTGATGCTAACGCTGACTACAAACCTGGCGGTGTGGATGTCAGCAGTGACAGACGAGTCTGTCCACAAGGCACAttcaaagctgaagaaaaacatgaCAGAGGAAATCTTCAGGTGGCTCCTGAAAG TGGGAATGAGAAGCAGCTCAGTTGAAGAATGCAATTGCAACAGCCAAATCTGCCAGATCTTCAAGAACGGCTACTTTTGGCTGTACCCCTTTAACATTGAGTACAGTCTCTTTGCCTCTGCCATGGTCTATGTCATGTGGAAGAATGTTGGACGCTTCATAGACCACCACTCCCACCACATACAGCGCCTGAAGTTCAGGCTCTTCCGAAGGACCTTCTTTGTAGGCATCATGTTGGGCCTCATCATCCTCGTGAGTGGTCTGGGAGTCCTCATCCTGTATGAGGTGCAGGTAAATTCCAGCACTGAATCCAGCAAGAAGAGCCAAGCACTCACCATGTACTACATCTTCAACATTGTTTGTCTGAGCCTGATGTCTCTTGTCTGCATCGGTGGCTCCGTTGTCTACCGGTTTGACAAGAGGGACATGGACCGGCACAAGAACCCCACCAGGACCCTGGACGTGGCCCTGCTGATGGGGGCAGCCTTGGGGCAATATGCCATTTCCTACTACTCCATTGTGGCCATCGTGGCCAGCACGCCAAGGGACACTATCAGCGCGCTCAACCTCACCTACGCCCTCCTAATGATCGCCCAGCACACCTTCCAGAACGTCTTCATCATCGAGGGCCTCCACCGGCAGCCCCCCAAGGAGGACTACAAGCACGAGTCTCACCAGAAGGACCTCTATGGGCTCACCTTTGTCAACATCAACGCCGTGTCCCTGCGGGTGCCCGACACGGGCAGCACCTTGGCCGCCGGTGCGGCATCTGGCACGGAAGCCATGCACGCTTCTGACCTCGTGAGGTCCCTCACCGCCCCCAAGAAGATGAACTGGAGGAGGAAGTTCTTGAGGGAGATCTCCatgttcctgctgctgagcaATATCATA CTCTGGATCATGCCAGCGTTCGGTGCCCGGCCCCAGTTTGACAATGACACAGAACTGAACTTCTATGGCGATTCCATGTGGCCGGCCATCGTGGACATTTGCCTGCCCTTTGGGATCTTCTACCGAATGCACGCTGTGGCCAGTTTGCTGGAGGTCTACATCATGTCCTAA